The Rhodohalobacter barkolensis genome includes the window TTGTGATTTCAAGATTTGGAATTGTTCTTGAAAAAGGTGGTGGAGTAATTGAAAAAATGAAACTGCCCTTCTCACTATTTGTAGGTGGAGCTATTGGTCCCGGCACTCAGTATATGTCCTGGATACACATGAAAGATCTATGTAACTCAATTGTGTTTGCAATAGAACATGAAGAGATCAATGACGTATTTAACGCTACTGCACCTGAACCGGTAACAATGGATCAGTTCGCATCGGCCATGGGCCATGTCATGAACAGGCCTTCAATTTTCCGGGTGCCGGAGTTTGCTCTGAATATAATCTTGGGCGAAGCCGCAGTTCCGGTAGTATCAAGTCTGAATGTTCAGCCAAAGGTGTTGCAGAAGGCAGGATTTGAGTTTGAATTTGACGATCTGGAAATGGCTTTAGGAGAAATTCTTTAGAAAAATCACTCGGAATCATCTTCTTGCCTGGTTTGAAGTATAGACCACGCACGAAGCCCGTCTCTTGTCTGTGCTACGATCTCAACATTTCCATCGCCGTTAATATCTTGAATGATGGGGTAGTTCATGCCGGTTGTAGGCAAATCGAGTAATCTGCGTGTAGAAAGTAAATCCCATGCGTACAGTCTGCCAAAGCTCGCAAGCGCAATTAAGTCCATTCGCTGATCACCATCGAGATCGGTAATTAACGGACCAAAACTATCTGATGAAGGCTGTCCCATGGTTTGGGTAGCTATCAGTTTTCCGGCTTGATCATAGATGAAGAGTGAGCCGTTACCTGCCTGGGTTAAAACAAAATCATCACGAACCAACTCATCATCAACACGGACCATCAGATTATAACTTTCAGGTGTAGAATTGAGTGAGGTATTGGAAACCTGAACCGATTGTACAAAGAGGGAATCTGATGAGTGAGTTACAGAAAGAGAGTCTGTAAAAAGAGAATCCATGCCTATTGCGTACAGGTTGCCATCGTAACCTGCCCCCATGATGTGGTCTTTAAACTTGGAGGGTGCCCCGTGAATTTGAGTGGGCAAGAATACAGGGAATCCACTTCGCCTTTGTCCATTAATAGCCCATGCATGAAGGGTGTTTTCTGAGTAGACAAACAGAGACCGTTGACCGTTAAACGTATCGATAAATGGTTTTTCTGATACTGTTGAATTTGTGCTTTGAGGCCATCCATTTATGGGTTGCCCGCGAGAATCTAAAATATGAATATTACGGTCGTTGGTTCCTACAATAAGTTCAGCTACACCATTTCTTGTAATATCTTCCACGGTTAACGGAGTTGTAATACTTTCGTTAAGCGTGATTGGAAAATTTGGCAAGGCTGTTCCGGAGTTATTCCAGGCATAAACCTTATTCCCGGCAGCTTGCAAAACCACATTTTGATTGTTGCCGTACCAGTCATATACCTGAGGTGGGCCAACGGGCGAATCATTTCCGGTAGATACTTCCATAACCGTAGTTCCATCTGCAGCCAAGGCAAAAACATTGCCCCGGTTTGTTGAAAATACGATTTCGTCTCTTCCACTTCCCGTTATATCAGCCAAAACGGATTTTCCGGTAATTTCTGCACCATCCAGCGGGTAAATCCAGCGTTCGCGGTAGGGCTGATCAATTGATTCTCTTTCGAATGAGTGCATGGCTACACTGAGTTCATCTGAGGATGGTGAAAGCTCAGTTGTAATCACCAGTTGATCCAGCGGAGACAATAGAGTACTTAAGTAGTTCTGTGGGTAAAGCCACGGTTGTACAAATGTACCAAACCGGGATGAGTTCATATAAAAAATGGAGCTCAGATCTGAGGGCAATTCCTCTTTGATATTCATAAAATCATCGTCGTAATACATTACTCTCCGTCGGTTTGCATCACCACCAATACTTTCTGCTAATCCTTTTCTGCTTGCCAGGGCTACAACATCATTATATACGGTGATGTAGAAATCAATCATTGGATTCAGATCACTGCCAAAAAGTTTTGCCAGCCATCGGCTTTGGATGGAGTAGGTGTTTCCGTCTCTCAGAATTAAATCCTCCTGAGCTAATTCGTTGAGCTCTTCACGAATGGTGCCTGCACTCTTGATTTTCCTCAGAAATACATATTCACTGGCGCTTTCAGCACCTGATTCGGCAAATGATGCAAATCCAAATTCATCATCCAGTTCAGATGCGATATTTCGCCAAACAGATAAATTACTTTCAATATGCTGATCCGTATCGGTTTGCGGCTCTAAATTTTCGGCCGGTACGGAGCGCGGCTGCAGGCGATGTATTGAGAAGGCCGCTGAATTCATAGGAATATATCGATCTAAAGTAAACTCGGACGGAGCCTGACTGATGCTTCTTAAAAGTTCTGATCGATCCTCTTTCAAGCTCATTTTTCCGGACATTCGCCAAGCCGGATTTTCGTCATCAAGTTCATCAAACAGAAACGTTACCGGGCTTCCGCCTTTCAGCACTTGCTGTAGATTTGGCCGATACATTACCTGTGCTACCTGTTCTACCCAATTATCCAAGCTTTCTGTATTGACTATGAATGAACCCGGTTCTGCCTCATTTGAAGTGAGCTGGATGGAGGGTTGCTCACCTGACAGAGTTCGGATCATGTTTTCAATTCCAAGACTCGATTCTGAAAAGATGAAGTAATCTCCAATTTCAAAAGCAAACAGTACACGATCGGAGAGAAAAAGTTTTTCAATTGTGAATCCCTTAAAACGGTATCTGTTTTGTTCAAACCGTTTCTGATGGCTTTCTGTAAGTGTGCCGAATAGGTCTGGGAGAGATTGAGTGATCCAGATGGGCTGCCAGTCATTTGCTGAATCGGTATAGAAAAGTACAGCATCAACGGTAACCCCGGCTTCAGCATCTTCTTCAATTCTGTTAATTAACTGAATTGCGGATGGAGTCATATCATCCAGCATAGGGATGTAAGAAACTCCAAGGAGTTTGGAGATGGGTGTACTCTGCTCCGGTACTAAAATGAATGGAGTATCAGCAGATACCAAATCGGACCAATGATCTGCCGATCTGTTTGAACATCCGGTAATTAAAAAGTAGAGTAATGTGAGGACGAGTAACCGCGAAAATATTGTCTGATTATTCACTGCCGGGTCTGGGATAATATGTTTGTTCAGGATTGGTTAATACCATAGCTTATTACCCATTCGTTCGAATTGTTCCAAATGGGCAGGCTGTAAAGGTATAAACTTTTCGTGTAATGAGCTTTTTAAATCCTCTGTTTCTAATAGCGTTGGTAGCCGCAGCTATTCCGCTGTTGATTTATCTGTTGAACGTAAGGAAACCGAAAAAAGTCCTTTTCTCAACTCTTGCCTTTTTTGACAGTTTAAAGCAATCTGCGCTAAAACGGCTGAAATTAAAAAGATTACTGCTGCTCGCCGTTAGAATACTGGCTGTTCTGATGCTGGTTCTTGCGGCTGCCCGACCTCAGCTTCCCGGAGGATTTGGAACAGCCGGAGATGAAGCGCCAAAAGCGATCGCTATTTTGTTGGATAACAGTCCCTCGATGGAGCAGATAGACCAGAATGGCCCCTATTTTGATCAGGCTAAGCAGGTTGCAGAAGAGCTGATTTCAATGTCCGACTCAGATGATCAAATTTTACTGAATGTCACAAACGGCGAAATACTCTCCCTTCCATTTCAATCTGCATCCGCTGTTCTGACGAGACTACCGGATCTGTCGAATGAAAATAAAGGTAACTTTATTCAGGATCGATTGCGCGACGCAATTCAGCGTTTGGAGCAGGCACCGGAACCCAATAAATGGATTTACATCATCACCGATGGACAGGAATCGCAATTACAGCCCATTGCAGAAACTGAATTTGAAAATTTTGAAGATATGAGAATTCAGTTCATCACACTTGGAAATGCAGAACCATCCAATACAGGAATTGAAAATGTTGAGCTGGAGTCGTCATCCACAGAATTATCACTGAGGAGCCAAGTTAGAAACTATGGTACAGATGAAGCACAAAATCAATTTCTCAGCTTTATCGTGGATGGAGAATTAGTTAGTCAGCAGGCCATTCAGATCTCTCCGGGTGAATCGCAGGAATTCATTTTTCCTCTGACTGAAACCAATAGTTCCAATATATCGGCTGAGTTATTGATTGAGGGGGATGAATTAACGTTTGATAACAGATTTTTTGCTGCTATTGAGTTACCGGAACAGCGTGATATTGCAGTCATTTCCGACCAGAGGAATCGCTCCGGTTTTGATTCATATCTGGTACCCGTTCTTGAGGTGATGGCCGAAAATGAAGATAGATTTTCGGTCTCGTTTTTCAACTTTTCTGAATTGGAAACAGAAGAATTGAATAATTACGACGCCATAATTTTAGACGGGCTCCGTTCAGTTCCTGATTACTTGTCGCAAACCGTGCTGGATGTTGTTCAACGTGGAGGGGGAGCTCTTTTGATGCCGGCCGCCGATGGAGACATAAATAGTTACAACCGGTTACTTGGGTTTGGGAGTGCAGGAATGTATACGGAAGTTGAAGGATCATATGGTTCATTTGAGGTCATCGACCGAATGGCAGAACCGGAGGAAGGACATCCGATTATTGACACCATTTTTGAAATCGATGAGGGCGAACAAGTTCGATTGAATGTTCCTGAGATATTTTACTCCTACCGGATTGAACTGGGCAGCGGACGAGATGTATTCCCCGTTTTATCAACCAGAGCAGGCAGTCCTTTGCTGGTGGAGAATCGGGTTGGTAATGGAAAGATTATCTTTTCGGCGATAGGAAGTGACCCGGGTTGGTCAAATTTTCCGGTTAAGCCATTTTTTGCTCCACTGTTTTTTAGAACAGTGGAATATTTAACCAGGGGTGAAGGAGCTAAACTGAATTCCTTTAGTTTGGGGAGTTCATTTGAAACTGTAGTAACTCAGTCGATCGACAGAGCAGAAATTGAAAAAGAGGGTGAAACAGTGGTTCCGGATGTTCGCCAACGATTTGAAGGGACACAGATTTCGTATCTGGGCAGAGAGTGGAGTCCCGGTTTTGGAACGGTAGAATTAAATGATCAGGAACTGCTATTTTCAATGAATCAAAATGCAATGGAATCAGTATTAAATTCGTTAAATAGTGCAGAAGTTGAGGCAAGGATGAAACCCGTCTTTGAAAATGTGCAGGCAGTTCATGCGAATGAAGACATGGAATCATTTTTAACTGAATTGAAGTCGGCTTCTTTTGGCAAAGAAATTTGGTTTTGGTTTATCATAACTGCGATTATATTATTAATAACTGAATCGGTGATCTCTCGTTTCTATAAAATTGAAGCTATTTAAACAAAAATGAACATCTCTACCGACATATATAGCCTGTTTGTATTGTTGCTTGCTCTCTTTACTATTGGAGCAACACTATTGGCAGCCTACTCCATTTCTAATGCGTGGAGATTACGAAACATCAGACTTAGCTGGAAATGCGGGAAATTTTTTGGATACCCGTTGTTTTCAACACTTTTCTTAACTTTCAGTGTCTTGGTTGGCGTTTATGTTGCGTATGCCGGTTTGGATCAATACAAAATCATATTGGGAAGTTACAGCTGGATGGGAATGAGTTGGTTTTTGGCCAGCTATTTTTCAACAAAGGTATACGTAACCGACCATGGAATTGTAAAAAATGTGAACGATCCGTCACAAACCATCGCCTGGCATCAAATACGGGATTACGTTGAGAAGCCAACAGAAAAAGGATCGGATTATATTTTTATTTATGATGGCAGAGGAGATTTTGAATCAAGATATAAACGATTTGTACGACTCGAACTATTAGTTCCGGACGAAAAATGCTCAAAATTTGATAAGCTTGTCACTTTGAAGATCGGAAAAACCATGTCTCCTGTTCCTGGAGCTTCATTTGATATCAAAGCGTTCGATTGAATACCCATTAAAACCCAGAGATAAATTTGTTAGAAGATATTCGTAAACCGTCACTCAGTAAAGAGAGGGCCATTTTAGTAGGAATTTATGGTGCAGATACCCCCAGGTGGCTTGCTGAGGAGTACCTTGAAGAACTTGAACTGCTGGCTGATACTGCCGGTGCAGATACCGTCGAAAAAGTATTACAAAACAGACCTCATCCCGACCCGACTACATTTGTAGGTACCGGTAAACTTCGTGAACTGAAATCCCTTGTCTCAGAAAAAAGTGCGGATGTTCTCATTTTTGATGATGACTTGAGCCCCACACAGATCAGGAACATAGAAAAGACGGTAGATAATAAGGTTTTGGACCGCAGCGGTTTGATATTGGATATTTTTGCATCCCGGGCAAAAACTGCAGCTGCAAAAACTCAAGTTGAGTTAGCTCAGCTTCAATACTTACTTCCACGATTGACCCGTTTCTGGACTCACTTGTCGCGTCAGAAAGGTGGTATCGGTACAAAAGGTCCCGGTGAAACACAGATTGAAACAGATAGAAGGTTAATTGGCAAGAGGATTTCGACCCTTAAAGAGAAATTGGAAAAGCTGGATCGCCAGAGAACAACTCAACGTAAAAACCGGGAAGGAATCGCACGGGTGTCTTTAGTTGGTTATACCAACGCCGGTAAATCGACATTGATGAATGCACTAACCGATACAAATGTACTCGCAGAGGATCGTCTTTTTGCGACATTGGATTCAACGGTGCGCCGCCTGGAGTTGGAAGATCATGAAATTTTACTATCTGATACGGTAGGATTTATCAGGAAGTTGCCGCATAATTTGATAGAAAGCTTTAAATCCACACTGGATGAAGTGAGGGATGCAGATATATTGCTTCATGTTGTGGATTCGTCAAGTAAGCTTCTGGAAGACTACATTGACGTGGTAAATGATACACTGAAGGAGTTAGAGATTGAAGGGAAAAAGATGGTTTTGGTGTTGAATAAAATTGATCGTCTGGAACCTGAAAAACTAATGGGTCTAAAAAAAGAGTATCCTGGAGCGGTCTTTGTCTCAGCGGCCAGAGGTATTGGGCTAAATAAACTGAAACAAAGAATAAAATTGTTGATAGAAGAAGACTATGTGGAATTTGCATACGACGTGCCAATGTCGCATTATAAAGCGGTAGCTTATTTGCATGAAGTTGCTGTGATTGACCGCGAACATTTTGAAGGAAATCGCGTAACAATAGAAGGCACTGTTTCAAAGGCAGAACGTGACCGCTTTGAAAGCATCCTGGCTGAAATTCAACCGGTTAAATCCCAATAACGTGATAGCGAAAGAACTCTTAAATACCGAATTCGTGCCACTTGCGCCTGACAGTAAACTGTCTGCTGCATTAGCTAAAATGGATGCGTGGCAAACAACCCGTATCCCGGTCAAAGATCCTGTTACCGGAAAATTAGCCGGCATGATTTCTTTCGAAGATATCGCCGACAAAGCGGATGAATCAGCCGAGATCAGTTCAGTTGAATTTCACAATTCTATCTATGTTTATTCCGATCAGCATCTTTTTGAAGTTGCACGTAAAATGCTGGAATTTGAAGTCAGATTGCTACCGGTTGTGGATGGAAGCGGTGTTTATTTAGGGATTATCGAGAAAAAGGATGTGTTGGAAGCCTTTTCCCGGATGTTGAACATTACAACTACCGGCTCTGTAATTACTGTAGAGGTTACCAAGGAGGATTTTACAATTTCTGAATTAGTTCATCTGATAGAAGTGGAAGGGGCTAAAATTCTTGGATTAACCGTTGATCAGCCAAGAGTTGAAGACCAAATGATTCGGATATCTATAAAAATCAGTCATATTGATACTTCCGCAGTGGTTTCGTCGCTGCAGCGTCACGGATATCATACTACAACTGAAAACCGAAATGATCTTTTTCAGACAGATATTTCTTCCCGTGCAGATGAGCTGTTAAGGTATTTGGATGTATAGTTTGTAAAATCATCATATTTTGATGATTTGATTTAGTGCTGATTGGTATATTTCACCCCTTGCAAAGAATCTATTATTCAAAATCTTCATGAGTCGAACTTTTCATCGTTACCTACTAACTACTCTGATTTTTGTTGTACCGTCACTTCTGTTTGGCCAGCAACATCAGGAATCTTATCAAAAAGATTTTCAGGAAGCTCTAAACTTATTTGATAAGGGCTTATATGAAGCTTCAATCCCACTATTTGAGACTGCCAAAACAAGTGCAGAAAATTCTGTAACACGGGAAACTGCCTCTTTCCTGCATGCTCGTGCATATATAAAAATTGATTCATCCGGTGTAGAGCGCCATGTTGATCAATTTGTACAAACCTACCCCATGAGTACACGTTCTGCTGTACTATTAAAAGAACTTGGACATTTACATAAAGAAAACGGTGACTTGGAGGAGGCAATATCGAATCTTGATGCTGCACTGAGCTATCCACAGTCGGGCAGTGATAAAGCCGAGCTCTACTACATTTTGGGTGAAACTTCTGCTCAGAATGGCGACTTCGAATTGGCACGCAATTATTTTTTAACACTATCTGATGAGCATCGCCGAAGTGATTGGGCACCAAAGGCCCTGTATGCAAGAGGCCGATTGTTCCTTGAAGAGGAGAAGTTTGATGAATCAGCTGATGCATTTGAGC containing:
- a CDS encoding BatA domain-containing protein, which translates into the protein MSFLNPLFLIALVAAAIPLLIYLLNVRKPKKVLFSTLAFFDSLKQSALKRLKLKRLLLLAVRILAVLMLVLAAARPQLPGGFGTAGDEAPKAIAILLDNSPSMEQIDQNGPYFDQAKQVAEELISMSDSDDQILLNVTNGEILSLPFQSASAVLTRLPDLSNENKGNFIQDRLRDAIQRLEQAPEPNKWIYIITDGQESQLQPIAETEFENFEDMRIQFITLGNAEPSNTGIENVELESSSTELSLRSQVRNYGTDEAQNQFLSFIVDGELVSQQAIQISPGESQEFIFPLTETNSSNISAELLIEGDELTFDNRFFAAIELPEQRDIAVISDQRNRSGFDSYLVPVLEVMAENEDRFSVSFFNFSELETEELNNYDAIILDGLRSVPDYLSQTVLDVVQRGGGALLMPAADGDINSYNRLLGFGSAGMYTEVEGSYGSFEVIDRMAEPEEGHPIIDTIFEIDEGEQVRLNVPEIFYSYRIELGSGRDVFPVLSTRAGSPLLVENRVGNGKIIFSAIGSDPGWSNFPVKPFFAPLFFRTVEYLTRGEGAKLNSFSLGSSFETVVTQSIDRAEIEKEGETVVPDVRQRFEGTQISYLGREWSPGFGTVELNDQELLFSMNQNAMESVLNSLNSAEVEARMKPVFENVQAVHANEDMESFLTELKSASFGKEIWFWFIITAIILLITESVISRFYKIEAI
- a CDS encoding FG-GAP repeat domain-containing protein, whose translation is MNNQTIFSRLLVLTLLYFLITGCSNRSADHWSDLVSADTPFILVPEQSTPISKLLGVSYIPMLDDMTPSAIQLINRIEEDAEAGVTVDAVLFYTDSANDWQPIWITQSLPDLFGTLTESHQKRFEQNRYRFKGFTIEKLFLSDRVLFAFEIGDYFIFSESSLGIENMIRTLSGEQPSIQLTSNEAEPGSFIVNTESLDNWVEQVAQVMYRPNLQQVLKGGSPVTFLFDELDDENPAWRMSGKMSLKEDRSELLRSISQAPSEFTLDRYIPMNSAAFSIHRLQPRSVPAENLEPQTDTDQHIESNLSVWRNIASELDDEFGFASFAESGAESASEYVFLRKIKSAGTIREELNELAQEDLILRDGNTYSIQSRWLAKLFGSDLNPMIDFYITVYNDVVALASRKGLAESIGGDANRRRVMYYDDDFMNIKEELPSDLSSIFYMNSSRFGTFVQPWLYPQNYLSTLLSPLDQLVITTELSPSSDELSVAMHSFERESIDQPYRERWIYPLDGAEITGKSVLADITGSGRDEIVFSTNRGNVFALAADGTTVMEVSTGNDSPVGPPQVYDWYGNNQNVVLQAAGNKVYAWNNSGTALPNFPITLNESITTPLTVEDITRNGVAELIVGTNDRNIHILDSRGQPINGWPQSTNSTVSEKPFIDTFNGQRSLFVYSENTLHAWAINGQRRSGFPVFLPTQIHGAPSKFKDHIMGAGYDGNLYAIGMDSLFTDSLSVTHSSDSLFVQSVQVSNTSLNSTPESYNLMVRVDDELVRDDFVLTQAGNGSLFIYDQAGKLIATQTMGQPSSDSFGPLITDLDGDQRMDLIALASFGRLYAWDLLSTRRLLDLPTTGMNYPIIQDINGDGNVEIVAQTRDGLRAWSILQTRQEDDSE
- the hflX gene encoding GTPase HflX, whose protein sequence is MLEDIRKPSLSKERAILVGIYGADTPRWLAEEYLEELELLADTAGADTVEKVLQNRPHPDPTTFVGTGKLRELKSLVSEKSADVLIFDDDLSPTQIRNIEKTVDNKVLDRSGLILDIFASRAKTAAAKTQVELAQLQYLLPRLTRFWTHLSRQKGGIGTKGPGETQIETDRRLIGKRISTLKEKLEKLDRQRTTQRKNREGIARVSLVGYTNAGKSTLMNALTDTNVLAEDRLFATLDSTVRRLELEDHEILLSDTVGFIRKLPHNLIESFKSTLDEVRDADILLHVVDSSSKLLEDYIDVVNDTLKELEIEGKKMVLVLNKIDRLEPEKLMGLKKEYPGAVFVSAARGIGLNKLKQRIKLLIEEDYVEFAYDVPMSHYKAVAYLHEVAVIDREHFEGNRVTIEGTVSKAERDRFESILAEIQPVKSQ
- a CDS encoding CBS domain-containing protein, translating into MKASWLKFNRLNPNNVIAKELLNTEFVPLAPDSKLSAALAKMDAWQTTRIPVKDPVTGKLAGMISFEDIADKADESAEISSVEFHNSIYVYSDQHLFEVARKMLEFEVRLLPVVDGSGVYLGIIEKKDVLEAFSRMLNITTTGSVITVEVTKEDFTISELVHLIEVEGAKILGLTVDQPRVEDQMIRISIKISHIDTSAVVSSLQRHGYHTTTENRNDLFQTDISSRADELLRYLDV